The genomic segment GCCACGCCGCGCCCGGCGGCAGCAGCCTCGATCACGAGAATGGCCTGGTTGAAGCGCGGGCCGCGGCTGGCATCGACGCCGTCCACTTTTCGCGCGCGCAGCCAGCTGGCCCAGTCGGGGCAGGAGGGGTCCACCTCGGTGCTCTCATCGTGCAGCAGCGTGTGGTTCTTCAGATCTTCCGGCCGGCGGATGGCGTCCGGCCCGTCCAGCATGGCGGGCGAGCAGACCGGAAGCACTGTTTCATCAAGCAATTTTTCCGATTTCAGCCCGTCATAGCTGCCCCGGCCATAGCGGATCGCGAAGTCCGCATCGGCGGTGGTGAAGTCCGTCAGACCCGTATCGGCGCTGATCCAGGCCTCGGTTCCGCTGTGGAGCTGGTGGAATTTGTCGAGGCGGGGGGCCAGCCATTTGGCGGCGAAGCTGGGGGCGCAGGAGACCATGACCCGGCCTTTGCGGGCGGGCGATTGCATGATGCGGCCGGCTTCAGAAATTCTCTCAAACGCTTCGCGCACGAGCGGCAGGCTGGCCTGCGCGGCATCTGTGAGCAAAACTGAACGTCCGGTGCGCTTGAACAGCGGCGTTCCGGCATAGTCTTCCAGCTGGCGGATCTGCTGTGAGATGGCGCCGGGGGTCACATTCAGTTCATCGGCAGCCTGTGTAAATGACAGGCGCCGGGCGGCTGCTTCGAAGGCACGTAGGGCATTCAGCGGGGGCAAACGGTCTGTTGGTTCGGCCATAAATAGTTTCTCTAAAGCATCGCTGTAGGGGTTG from the uncultured Hyphomonas sp. genome contains:
- the gcvA gene encoding transcriptional regulator GcvA, with the protein product MAEPTDRLPPLNALRAFEAAARRLSFTQAADELNVTPGAISQQIRQLEDYAGTPLFKRTGRSVLLTDAAQASLPLVREAFERISEAGRIMQSPARKGRVMVSCAPSFAAKWLAPRLDKFHQLHSGTEAWISADTGLTDFTTADADFAIRYGRGSYDGLKSEKLLDETVLPVCSPAMLDGPDAIRRPEDLKNHTLLHDESTEVDPSCPDWASWLRARKVDGVDASRGPRFNQAILVIEAAAAGRGVALAKQAIAASDLASGRLVAPFADGSTSIDFGYWLVWPKGRHLSPDVREFIKWIKAEAAQTEVVGV